A region from the Candidatus Electrothrix scaldis genome encodes:
- a CDS encoding glycosyltransferase family 2 protein: protein MISDTLQKAHSPKNVHISVVTPVYGFHLNLEGLYKRLKKTLSKITEDFEIIMVNDASPDSAWSIITTLAEQDSRVRGINLSRNFGQHHAIIAGLDSIRGDWIVIMDCDLQDRPEEIIKLYRKAQEGYDMVLGRRVKRKDKAVNTFFSKLFHLILKYISGIDHDHTISNFGIYSKKTIDAVCQYREQHRSFGIFIHYIGFRNTSIPVEHAKRDTGTSSYTLQKKLAHAVDTLVANSNKPLQLSIRFGFLMFIASLGYSVWLVLRYFLYGIGIAGWTSLMFSFYIIGGLLFMNMGFLGLYIGKIFDETKRRPVYFIQETTFDHVDE, encoded by the coding sequence ATGATATCTGATACGCTTCAAAAAGCGCACTCGCCAAAAAATGTGCATATATCTGTAGTTACGCCTGTATACGGCTTTCACTTAAATCTTGAGGGGCTGTATAAACGTCTAAAAAAAACTCTTTCAAAAATTACAGAAGATTTTGAAATTATTATGGTCAATGACGCCAGCCCTGATAGCGCATGGAGCATTATTACAACATTGGCCGAACAAGACTCTCGCGTCCGTGGGATTAACCTTTCTCGAAATTTTGGACAGCACCATGCAATTATCGCTGGTCTCGACTCTATACGCGGTGACTGGATTGTTATCATGGACTGTGATTTACAGGATAGACCGGAAGAAATTATAAAATTGTATAGAAAGGCGCAGGAAGGATATGACATGGTACTCGGACGACGAGTCAAACGAAAGGATAAAGCTGTAAACACATTTTTTTCAAAACTATTTCACCTGATACTCAAGTATATATCAGGAATTGATCACGATCACACCATTTCGAACTTTGGAATATATTCAAAAAAAACGATTGATGCCGTATGCCAATACAGAGAACAACATCGGTCGTTCGGAATTTTTATCCACTATATCGGATTTCGTAATACATCAATACCGGTTGAACATGCCAAAAGAGACACAGGAACATCGTCATATACGCTTCAGAAAAAACTCGCTCATGCCGTTGATACGCTTGTTGCAAATTCGAACAAACCACTACAACTGTCTATTCGTTTTGGATTTTTGATGTTTATCGCTTCTCTGGGATATTCCGTATGGCTGGTTCTACGCTATTTTCTATATGGAATAGGGATTGCTGGCTGGACAAGCTTGATGTTTTCGTTTTATATTATCGGTGGGTTACTGTTCATGAATATGGGATTTTTAGGGCTGTATATTGGAAAAATTTTTGATGAAACAAAGAGAAGGCCAGTGTATTTCATTCAGGAAACAACATTCGATCATGTCGATGAGTAA
- a CDS encoding Gfo/Idh/MocA family oxidoreductase, giving the protein MTGKTSQPFSLGFIGGGLNSAIGLTHRIAVEMDRRFALKAGCFSTHQSVNHQTGHTWGVEKHRIYDDWLTLISEEQNRLDAIVILTPIPSHANIAIQVMKAGYPVISEKALASSSADAEKIRAAVEEQNAFLAVTYNYSGYPMLRELKMMIKKGALGKIFQIHAEMPQEGFIRLYKDQKNAPPQAWRLDDPETLSTVSLDLCAHLHHIIFFLTGNRPIELAAMQDSFGTFQQVCDNGMCLARYTNEMVCQLWYSKCALGHRNGLRIRVYGTQGSAEWYQMDPEHLRYVNIMGQVSTFDRTNVLAQVRYNRFKAGHPAGFIEAFANMYYDIADSLLEFQKTGRYASSWNLGVDIAKEGLHMLEAISRSAQRKTWEKII; this is encoded by the coding sequence ATGACAGGCAAAACATCACAGCCGTTCAGCCTAGGATTTATCGGTGGTGGATTGAATTCGGCAATTGGACTGACGCATCGCATCGCCGTTGAGATGGATAGACGTTTTGCACTTAAAGCAGGGTGTTTCAGTACGCATCAGTCGGTTAATCATCAAACAGGGCACACTTGGGGAGTCGAAAAACATCGGATCTACGATGATTGGCTGACGCTTATCTCGGAAGAGCAAAACAGATTGGATGCCATTGTTATTCTGACGCCTATTCCCTCCCATGCAAATATTGCAATTCAGGTCATGAAAGCCGGTTATCCGGTGATTAGTGAAAAGGCGCTGGCCAGTTCCAGCGCGGATGCAGAAAAGATCAGAGCAGCAGTAGAAGAACAAAACGCATTTTTGGCTGTGACCTATAACTATTCAGGCTACCCGATGTTGCGTGAACTCAAAATGATGATTAAAAAAGGTGCTCTTGGTAAAATTTTTCAAATTCATGCTGAAATGCCTCAAGAAGGATTTATTCGCCTGTATAAGGATCAAAAAAACGCACCTCCACAGGCTTGGCGATTAGACGATCCTGAAACGCTATCTACCGTGTCGCTGGATTTGTGCGCCCACCTTCATCATATCATTTTTTTTTTAACAGGCAATCGTCCCATAGAACTTGCTGCTATGCAAGATAGTTTTGGAACATTTCAACAGGTTTGTGACAATGGAATGTGTCTGGCGCGTTATACGAATGAGATGGTTTGTCAGCTCTGGTATAGTAAATGTGCCTTGGGACATCGCAATGGTCTGCGTATTCGTGTATACGGAACGCAAGGTTCAGCAGAGTGGTATCAAATGGACCCCGAACATTTACGATACGTCAACATTATGGGACAAGTTTCAACGTTCGATAGGACAAATGTCCTGGCACAGGTGCGATATAATCGCTTTAAAGCTGGTCATCCTGCGGGCTTTATCGAAGCCTTTGCGAATATGTATTATGATATTGCGGACAGTCTTCTTGAATTTCAAAAAACAGGACGATATGCTTCATCATGGAATTTGGGCGTGGACATCGCCAAAGAAGGACTGCATATGCTTGAAGCGATTTCCCGTTCCGCTCAAAGAAAAACATGGGAAAAAATCATCTGA
- a CDS encoding ATP-grasp domain-containing protein has translation MKKKLFIAGGGYAEIPLIQAGQQLGYHVITSGNRIHDIGHRYADEYHLADFSDKEAIYTLAKMLEIDALCACCNDFSALSCAYAAEKLGLPGHDPYGTALIIHHKDRFREFAWKHCIPSPKAMGFHSVADALNSINTWRFPLIVKPVDLSGGKGMTKLTTPHQAELALEYALNCSRSKRIVVEEFIEGTRHGFSAFVRNGRIVFYFSDNEHYYQNPYLVSAASTPSIVPKSVEKTLCVESEKIAQLLHLTDGIFHVQYILRDTEPVILEITRRAPGDLYIQLVQHATGVDYPSYIIKASAGLDISDLAQAEPTGFFTRHCMMAAQEGLVKNFRFNTCIKDKIVESIIWGKVGDRVTDVMTSKFGILFLKFDSMHEMLEKTEQMQELICVTTE, from the coding sequence ATGAAAAAAAAACTGTTCATTGCAGGTGGGGGGTATGCTGAAATCCCTTTGATTCAAGCAGGTCAGCAACTAGGCTATCACGTCATTACAAGCGGCAACCGAATTCATGACATAGGGCATAGATATGCTGATGAATACCATCTGGCTGATTTTTCGGACAAAGAGGCTATTTACACCCTTGCCAAAATGCTCGAAATTGATGCTCTCTGCGCGTGCTGCAATGATTTTTCGGCTCTTTCATGCGCATATGCTGCTGAAAAACTGGGACTCCCTGGTCACGATCCCTATGGCACTGCCTTGATTATTCACCATAAAGATAGATTCCGAGAATTTGCCTGGAAACATTGTATCCCCTCACCAAAGGCTATGGGGTTTCACTCTGTCGCTGATGCACTGAACTCAATCAATACCTGGCGTTTTCCCCTTATTGTCAAACCCGTGGACCTCAGCGGTGGTAAAGGCATGACAAAATTAACAACGCCACATCAGGCCGAGCTGGCATTGGAGTATGCGCTCAATTGCTCCAGAAGTAAACGAATTGTCGTCGAAGAATTTATTGAAGGAACTCGCCACGGTTTCTCTGCTTTTGTGCGGAATGGTCGCATCGTGTTTTACTTTTCAGATAACGAACATTACTATCAAAATCCCTACCTTGTATCTGCGGCATCAACTCCTTCTATTGTCCCGAAAAGCGTTGAGAAAACTTTATGTGTAGAGTCAGAAAAAATAGCTCAGCTTCTTCATCTGACAGACGGCATCTTTCATGTGCAGTATATCTTACGAGACACTGAACCGGTCATTCTTGAAATTACACGCCGCGCCCCCGGCGATCTGTATATCCAATTAGTCCAGCATGCCACCGGTGTCGACTACCCTTCGTACATAATCAAGGCTTCAGCTGGCTTGGATATTTCTGATCTTGCTCAAGCGGAACCAACGGGATTTTTTACCCGTCACTGCATGATGGCTGCACAGGAAGGCCTTGTAAAAAATTTCCGATTTAATACATGCATTAAGGACAAGATTGTCGAATCAATCATTTGGGGAAAAGTGGGGGATAGAGTTACTGACGTAATGACATCAAAATTTGGCATCCTGTTTTTGAAATTCGACTCAATGCATGAGATGCTGGAAAAGACAGAACAGATGCAAGAATTAATTTGTGTGACCACTGAGTAG
- a CDS encoding radical SAM protein — translation MRHLLVVPRIVNNSGDWYWFPTGIGYISSSLKAAGFDISIVNLNHEDGTLYDILKQHITSSDIDVVLTGGLTGQYGAVRNVIESAKRIKKTIATVVGGGIITSAPEHAMQALEYADYGVIGEGEIICCQLCKALEQQSAITDIPGIVYKDGDQYIFTGDDTRQVDIDSLPFPDYKGMGLDKQLQTVPNFVGMCEERMVSMITSRSCPFRCTFCFHPSGQTYRQRSLDNVFSEIEFLINEFNVHYISIQDELFGCNRTRLEKFCRRMQQYEVKWWAQFRVSDISRDVLTMLKDANCSTISLGIESADNTVLKSMQKGITIEQSEKALKLTYRSGIGIQGNLIFGDRAETRQTAYNTLEWWKKHSHYQLQLSMLVTYPGTPLYEHARAQGIISDPVQFIRQSCPVVKLSTMSDADHAWLAGQILSLPRKSQAIPAECHTLNIHWHNGHITLEGECVSCGYKNLWKDVRLFITSSLICSECGRRHTAPIVEEVVARAAESVQRMIDQHGDIVFWGINSYLYDFFHHVTKKINSDIARHIHYVDDSVVRQGVTLSGTCIESPTIIERDEIGCVIVSVVQFFASLKNTIHDAFPEVTSILSIVDLLSTGEK, via the coding sequence GTGCGGCATTTATTAGTAGTACCAAGAATCGTGAATAATTCTGGAGACTGGTATTGGTTTCCTACCGGAATAGGGTACATCTCATCAAGTCTGAAAGCCGCTGGATTCGATATAAGCATTGTGAATCTAAATCATGAAGATGGAACTCTCTATGACATTCTGAAACAGCATATCACGAGTTCTGATATTGATGTGGTTTTGACAGGTGGCTTAACCGGACAATATGGAGCGGTGAGGAACGTTATTGAATCTGCAAAGCGCATAAAAAAAACGATTGCAACAGTTGTTGGCGGTGGCATTATTACGAGTGCGCCGGAGCACGCGATGCAGGCATTGGAATATGCGGATTACGGAGTCATCGGAGAAGGGGAAATCATATGTTGTCAATTATGTAAAGCGCTTGAACAACAATCGGCAATTACTGATATTCCGGGGATCGTTTATAAAGACGGAGATCAGTACATCTTTACAGGCGACGACACCCGGCAGGTGGATATAGACAGCTTGCCTTTTCCTGATTATAAGGGGATGGGGCTTGATAAACAATTGCAGACGGTTCCGAATTTTGTTGGTATGTGCGAAGAGAGAATGGTTTCAATGATCACGAGCAGGTCATGCCCGTTTCGATGTACCTTCTGTTTTCACCCAAGTGGTCAAACATACAGGCAACGTTCACTGGATAACGTTTTTTCCGAAATAGAGTTCTTGATCAATGAATTTAATGTACATTATATCTCTATACAGGACGAGCTGTTCGGATGCAACCGAACCCGACTGGAAAAATTCTGCAGAAGAATGCAACAATATGAGGTGAAATGGTGGGCACAATTTCGAGTCTCTGATATTTCAAGAGATGTTCTGACAATGTTAAAAGATGCCAACTGCAGCACGATTTCATTAGGCATTGAAAGCGCTGATAATACTGTCTTAAAAAGTATGCAGAAAGGCATTACCATTGAACAATCTGAAAAGGCGTTAAAATTAACGTACCGGTCAGGTATCGGTATACAAGGCAACTTAATTTTCGGAGACAGGGCAGAAACCCGACAGACCGCTTACAACACGCTTGAATGGTGGAAAAAGCATAGTCACTATCAATTGCAATTAAGTATGCTTGTAACCTATCCTGGGACTCCGCTCTATGAGCATGCGAGAGCGCAAGGAATTATTTCAGACCCGGTGCAGTTTATCAGGCAGTCATGTCCTGTCGTCAAGTTGTCAACAATGTCCGATGCTGATCATGCATGGCTGGCTGGTCAAATACTCTCTTTGCCCAGGAAATCACAAGCTATTCCGGCAGAATGTCACACCCTGAATATTCACTGGCATAATGGTCATATAACACTTGAAGGTGAGTGCGTATCCTGTGGGTATAAAAACCTCTGGAAAGACGTCCGCCTATTTATTACCAGCAGTTTAATATGCTCTGAATGCGGCAGAAGGCATACTGCCCCTATTGTTGAGGAGGTGGTCGCAAGAGCAGCAGAAAGCGTTCAGAGAATGATTGACCAACACGGAGATATTGTATTTTGGGGAATAAATTCATACCTCTATGATTTTTTTCACCACGTCACTAAAAAGATTAACAGCGATATTGCTAGACATATACATTATGTCGATGATTCTGTTGTTCGTCAAGGGGTAACGCTGTCTGGCACATGTATTGAATCGCCAACGATCATTGAACGAGACGAGATCGGCTGTGTTATTGTGTCGGTCGTACAATTTTTTGCCAGTTTAAAAAACACTATTCATGATGCCTTTCCAGAAGTCACGTCCATACTTAGCATCGTGGATTTGTTGTCAACAGGAGAAAAGTAA